TGCACCTTGACTGACAGTACCGGTTACAATTAAATCTCCGTCTTCAGCATAAACCTGTTGGCCAGTACGGACAGAGGTTGTAACCAATACCGTTTTCCTCGTTTTCAGCTCATCGGCAGTTTCTTGCATCTCAATCTGCTCTTGTCCTCTAATATTTTCTAGATGAGATGAACAGAAAAGCAAATGACACTTCGCTGCCACGGCAGCCCATCGCTCATCAGGATGTTTAAGACCTAAAATCTGCATACCATGTCTCGAAAAAAGCGAAACCAATGCAGCAAGATCTAAAGACTCAGGATAATCAAACTCCTGAAGATCCAACACAAAAGGAACGACACCAGATTCCTGGAATTTCTTCCCTAATTTGACTAAAACATTTTCCAAATCAAGCAAATCTGATGTATGTAAACAAATAGATAATACATCTATCTTTGTCGATTTTATATCGAAGGCATTAATCATAGATAAAACTATAGAATTTTTTAATGATGTAAGTTTACCGCGCAAACCTTAGCTATTCAATTAATATTTGAAAACACAATACTCAATAAATCATTAACCTTCAAATATTATGTAAAAATAACGCCATCTATTTCTAATAGATGGCGTTATATGCTTAAAATTACTCAGCCACTGGTTTATCAACTAATTCAACCAAAGCCAAGGGGGCATTATCGCCCTTACGGAACCCATATTTCAATACTCGAACATAACCACCATTACGAGCAGAGAAACGAGGACCCAAATCACCAAACAATTTCACTACAACATCACGATCACGAGTTCGGTCAAATGCCAAACGATGATTAGCCAAAGATGGTTTCTTACCCAATGTAATCAATGGTTCAACCACACGGCGTAATTCCTTTGCTTTAGGCAAAGTTGTTACAATAGTCTCGTGAGTCAACAATGAATTCGCCATATTACGCAACATTGCAGCGCGATGGCTACTTGTACGGTTTAATTTGCGATTGCCATTACGATGACGCATATTAATTATCCTTTAATTCTTCATTAAGGCTTTTCTAAGCCTACGGGTGGCCAAGCTTCCAACTTAGAACCCAGTGTCAAACCTTTAGATGCCAATACTTCTTTAATTTCATTTAAAGATTTTCGCCCTAAATTCGGAGTTTTAAGAAGCTCAGTTTCAGTGCGTTGAATCAAATCGCCAATATAATAAATATCTTCAGCTTTCAGACAATTAGCTGAACGTACTGTCAATTCCAAATCGTCTACAGGACGCAAGAGAACAGGGTCAATAGGGGGAGCTTTTTCTTCAACTTCCTCCACAGGTGTACCCTGTAAATCAGCAAAAATAGACATCTGGTCAATTAAAATACGTGCCGCACTGCGCACAGCTTCCTCAGGATCAATTGAACCATCAGTCTCAATATCTAAAACCAATTTATCAAGATCTGTCCGTTGCTCTACACGTGCAGGTTCAACTTCAAAGCTAACACGGCTGATGGGCGAAAAGCTCGCATCCAACTGGATTGAACCAATCTGACGATTCTCATCACGAACAACCTGACGACCCGAAACAGATTGATAACCACGACCTTGCTCTACTTTAATCACCATTTCAATTTGACCATTATCAGCCAAATGACAAATGATATGATCAGGATTCAGGATTTCTACATCATGCGGCAATTCAATATCACCTGCAGATACCACACCAGAACCTGACTTCTTCAACGTAAGTTGAACTTGGCTACGCCCGTGGAGTTTAAATACGATACCCTTAACGTTCAACAAGATATCAACAACATCTTCTTGAACCCCGTCAAGGGTAGAATATTCATGCAAAACACCGGTAATAGCCACCTCTGTAGGAGCAAAACCATTCATGGATGACAGTAAGATACGACGCAAAGCATTACCTAAAGTATGACCGAAACCACGCTCAAATGGTTGCATAGATACTCTTGCATGAGTTGCAGAAAAAGTATTTACATCAATTTGACGAGGCTTCAAAAATTCGGTTGTGCTATTCTGCATTTAACTGTCCCTCACTGAGCTAGCATTATTTAGAGTAGAACTCTACCACCAGCTGTTCATTAATATCACCGGTCAATTCCGCGCGATCTGGCATATTCTTGAATACACCCTCAAGTTTATTAGCATCCACAGCAACCCAACCAGGCAAACCAACTTGAGTAGCCAGACTTAATGCCTCTTGAATACGTACTTGCTTTTTAGCTTTTTCGCGAATAGAGACAACATCACCAGCCTTCACTTGGAAAGAGGGAATATTTACAACTTGCCCATTAACAGCTATAGCCT
Above is a window of Neisseria sp. Marseille-Q6792 DNA encoding:
- the minC gene encoding septum site-determining protein MinC, which produces MINAFDIKSTKIDVLSICLHTSDLLDLENVLVKLGKKFQESGVVPFVLDLQEFDYPESLDLAALVSLFSRHGMQILGLKHPDERWAAVAAKCHLLFCSSHLENIRGQEQIEMQETADELKTRKTVLVTTSVRTGQQVYAEDGDLIVTGTVSQGAELIADGNIHIYAPMRGRALAGAKGDTSARIFIHSMQAELVSIAGIYRNFEQDLPDYLHKQPVQILLQDNRLVISAIDSE
- the rplQ gene encoding 50S ribosomal protein L17: MRHRNGNRKLNRTSSHRAAMLRNMANSLLTHETIVTTLPKAKELRRVVEPLITLGKKPSLANHRLAFDRTRDRDVVVKLFGDLGPRFSARNGGYVRVLKYGFRKGDNAPLALVELVDKPVAE
- the rpoA gene encoding DNA-directed RNA polymerase subunit alpha, coding for MQNSTTEFLKPRQIDVNTFSATHARVSMQPFERGFGHTLGNALRRILLSSMNGFAPTEVAITGVLHEYSTLDGVQEDVVDILLNVKGIVFKLHGRSQVQLTLKKSGSGVVSAGDIELPHDVEILNPDHIICHLADNGQIEMVIKVEQGRGYQSVSGRQVVRDENRQIGSIQLDASFSPISRVSFEVEPARVEQRTDLDKLVLDIETDGSIDPEEAVRSAARILIDQMSIFADLQGTPVEEVEEKAPPIDPVLLRPVDDLELTVRSANCLKAEDIYYIGDLIQRTETELLKTPNLGRKSLNEIKEVLASKGLTLGSKLEAWPPVGLEKP